TTTTCTCCCTGATTTATTGCGGCAGTTTTCTACAGAGTTCCCCAAAGCTTCTCTGATCGTACAGGAAGATACGACCGACCATTTACTCAAACGCTGTACCCAGGGAGAAATTGATCTCGCGATCATCGCACTTCCGGTCCCGGCCAAATACCTGGAAGTTGAGGAACTGTTTGAAGAAGAACTGCTGTTGGTTCTGCCTCCCGATCACCCCCTGGTAGATAAACCACATATCCGCTTGAACGATATCAAATCCTATCCGTTCGTCCTGCTGGATGAAGCACACTGCCTGTCAGACAATATTGTTTCGTTCTGCCGACAACGCTCATTTCATCCCGTGGCGGTAGAGCAGACCAGCCAGCTGGCGATGGTACAGGAACTGGTCTCTTTATCGCACGGAATTTCCATGATTCCCCAGATGGCGCGGCGACTCGATAAAACAGACCGTCGCGTCTACCGCTCGATCAGCGGAAACAGTCCCACGCGAAAAATCGCTGCTGTCTGGAATCCCTATCGTTTTCAGAGTCGACTGCTGCTGGAATTCAGGAAACGACTTCACGAGTACTCGCAGATTCAGTGCTCACTGAAATAATCAAATCCATCCATGCACTTCAGACATAACAGCTATCCATCGATTGCATTAGACATACAGAATGCAGCGACGTATAGTTGAATCAAACAATAAGCAGCTTCATCTGTTTTTACAATTCAATTTTATGCAGATGATAGAACGATTCTGCCAGCCATCAAGGAACAGAGACTATGACTGACAAGCCGACGCTGACCACCACCGGCGGAGCCCCCGTCCCCGACAATCAGAACTCATTAACAGCAGGACCACGTGGCCCTGTACTGATGCAGGATTACCAGTTAATCGAAAAACTGGCTCACCAGAATCGGGAGCGAATCGCAGAACGAGTCGTACACGCCAAAGGCTGGGGCGCGCATGGTACGCTGACGATCGAAAATGACATCAGCAAATACACGAAAGCCAAGGTCCTGCAACCAGGTACAAAAACGGAAATGATCGCCCGTTTCTCTACGGTCGCCGGCGAGGCAGGAGCCGCGGATGCCGAGCGTGATGTACGGGGATTTTCATTGAAATTTTATACCGAAGAAGGCAACTGGGACCTGGTCGGCAATAACACTCCGGTCTTTTTTGTCCGTGATGCTTATAAATTTCCCGACTTCATCCACACCCAGAAACGACATCCCAAAACCAATCTGCGTTCTCCTACCGCGATGTGGGATTTCTGGTCGCTCTCACCGGAATCACTGCATCAGGTGACCATTCTATTTTCCGACCGTGGCTTACCAGTCGGCGTCAGAAATATGAACGGCTACGGCAGCCACACCTACAGTCTCATCAATGACAACAACGAACGCTTCTGGGTCAAGTTCCACTTCAAAACTCAACAGGGACACCAACACTGGACCAACGCCGAAGCGGAACAGGTCATAGGAAAAACCAGAGAAAGCACACAGGAAGATCTGTTCTACGCGATTGAGAAAGGGGACTTCCCCAAATGGAACATGCAGATCCAGGTCATGCCGGAAACAGATGCCGACCTCACGCCCTATAATCCATTCGACCTGACCAAAGTCTGGCCGCACGGCGATTATCCGTTAATCGACGTAGGCACGCTGGAACTGAATCGCAATCCCGAAAACTACTTCGCGGAAATCGAACAGGCGGCCTTTTCCCCTTCGAACAAGGTGCCCGGCATCGGCTTTTCGCCTGATAAAATGCTGCAGGCACGCGTCTTTTCTTATGCCGACGCCCATCGTCACCGTATCGGCACTCACTACGAATCGCTACCTGTGAACGAACCAAAGTGCCCCGTGCATCATTATCACAAAGACGGTGCAATGCACTTCAAATCGAACGGCTGCCCCGTGGATGCCTACTACGAACCAAACTCTTTCAACGGCCCGGTAGAAAAACCCGATGTCGCCGAACCACCACTCAAGATCACCGGCGACGCCGCCCGCTATGATCACCGCGAAGGCAACGACGATTACTCACAGCCCCGCGCCCTGTTCAACCTGTTCGACGACGGACAGAAATCGCGACTGTTCTCCAACATCGCCGCCGCCATGCAAGGCGTGCCCGAGGAAATCGTCGAACGCCAGCTCAAACACTTCGAACTGGTTGACCCCGCGTATGCTGCCGGCGTGCGGACAGCCTTGAACGCTTCCTGAATGTTGAGACTCTGAAAATAAGAATCGCCTGCCGACGGTTTCCTGTTGGCAGGCGATTTCTGTTTTAGGCTATTCAATCTCGACACCAGTTGATCACCAACTCAGTGTACCGTTCCCACAGCAATGGAAAACGGGTGACATTCGGAATATGATTTACTTCTAACAGATACTTCTCCCCATCTTCGCCAACAACATAATCATTGGCAATCACAGGCAGGTTGAAATACTGCGCGAGTGCTCTGGTATCTTCTGCCAAATCGGCATCGACATTCATGAAATCCGCAGTCGGATCGTGGATTGATTTTAACCAGTCGTCGCCTGTAAGCTGTATCTGGAATACTTCATCGCCTAGCAGAACGACGCGTACCGCATTCCCCGGATAAAACGGCTCGAGTGTGCTGCTGAATTCCGCACTCCATTCGCCCTGAACCCGTGCCTTGTTTTCACCACAATGCCAGTTTCCCCACTTGGCTACCTGCTCTGTCTCAAGTTTAACAGAGCCCCCCGCAGGGACATATCCGCGTCCGAAACCCGGAAACTGAGTCTGTGAAAGCGCCCGCACCAGACAGGCATGTTTATCACGGCAATTGAGCATACCAAGCGGATCTGGAAAACAGGGACCACCCCACAATGCCAGCGCGACAAACAACTCTGCATCGCTTTCAAAGATGCCATGAAAAATCACTCGATCAACTCGCGACTGCCAGCCACCCGATTCGTTATCAACGTACAACTGCCCGTCCTCAACCCGAAAACCAGGCAGAGAGGGATGAGCAATCACACGGCCTGAAATCTGTTGTTTCAGAATTTCGATTTCAGGTTCATCAAACCCGATCAGACAGATGTTTTCATTCATGAGACACCATAGCAGTCAGAAGATCCATTTAAGCAATTCAGATACAGAACCAGTAATAAGTGGACCGGATGGGAATCGAACCCAACACACCGACTTTGCAAAATTCAGTCGCCCCCAAGGTACATG
The sequence above is a segment of the Gimesia algae genome. Coding sequences within it:
- a CDS encoding LysR family transcriptional regulator, with the protein product MEVDQLRYFLRVAERGNFTRAAEELLISQPALSRSIQKLEEELGQPVFERKTRSVALTEAGKLLQSRAQQVLTLIADTKAEISDDGQSGQIRVGAIPTIAPFFLPDLLRQFSTEFPKASLIVQEDTTDHLLKRCTQGEIDLAIIALPVPAKYLEVEELFEEELLLVLPPDHPLVDKPHIRLNDIKSYPFVLLDEAHCLSDNIVSFCRQRSFHPVAVEQTSQLAMVQELVSLSHGISMIPQMARRLDKTDRRVYRSISGNSPTRKIAAVWNPYRFQSRLLLEFRKRLHEYSQIQCSLK
- a CDS encoding catalase, with amino-acid sequence MTDKPTLTTTGGAPVPDNQNSLTAGPRGPVLMQDYQLIEKLAHQNRERIAERVVHAKGWGAHGTLTIENDISKYTKAKVLQPGTKTEMIARFSTVAGEAGAADAERDVRGFSLKFYTEEGNWDLVGNNTPVFFVRDAYKFPDFIHTQKRHPKTNLRSPTAMWDFWSLSPESLHQVTILFSDRGLPVGVRNMNGYGSHTYSLINDNNERFWVKFHFKTQQGHQHWTNAEAEQVIGKTRESTQEDLFYAIEKGDFPKWNMQIQVMPETDADLTPYNPFDLTKVWPHGDYPLIDVGTLELNRNPENYFAEIEQAAFSPSNKVPGIGFSPDKMLQARVFSYADAHRHRIGTHYESLPVNEPKCPVHHYHKDGAMHFKSNGCPVDAYYEPNSFNGPVEKPDVAEPPLKITGDAARYDHREGNDDYSQPRALFNLFDDGQKSRLFSNIAAAMQGVPEEIVERQLKHFELVDPAYAAGVRTALNAS
- a CDS encoding ATP-grasp domain-containing protein, whose product is MNENICLIGFDEPEIEILKQQISGRVIAHPSLPGFRVEDGQLYVDNESGGWQSRVDRVIFHGIFESDAELFVALALWGGPCFPDPLGMLNCRDKHACLVRALSQTQFPGFGRGYVPAGGSVKLETEQVAKWGNWHCGENKARVQGEWSAEFSSTLEPFYPGNAVRVVLLGDEVFQIQLTGDDWLKSIHDPTADFMNVDADLAEDTRALAQYFNLPVIANDYVVGEDGEKYLLEVNHIPNVTRFPLLWERYTELVINWCRD